One Azospirillum brasilense DNA window includes the following coding sequences:
- a CDS encoding D-alanyl-D-alanine carboxypeptidase family protein, whose translation MPRSPYGFVLPLLLSLAVATPVALNPVDALAKAAQETVHKQAPKPTAKTAAKAAPQKAAASKTAAKPAAVRTVHKAAVHKSATQKAATHKASLRKAAVHRTGKARRVGRVAAGAAAGTVAGAAVFRPVHAYVLMDAQSGRVLDSENADTLTYPASLTKMMTLLLTFEALERGTLRLDQELPVSRHATNQKPSRLNLAVGSTIRVEDAILALTVKSANDVAVVLAEALGGSEEQFAEMMTAKAQALGMASTTFRNASGLPHKEQRTTARDMARLSRAIVSRPAREYAYFSRTRFDWNGTVVPGHNRLLGRVEGYDGIKTGFINLSGFNLAGSASRNGQRLVAVVLGGTTAASRDREVAELLEQGFGAAPPKQTVAVTDVKAVR comes from the coding sequence ATGCCGCGTTCGCCGTACGGTTTCGTCCTGCCGCTGCTTCTGTCCCTTGCCGTCGCCACGCCCGTTGCCCTCAACCCTGTGGACGCCCTCGCCAAGGCGGCCCAGGAGACGGTGCACAAGCAAGCGCCCAAGCCCACCGCCAAGACGGCCGCCAAGGCTGCGCCCCAGAAGGCCGCAGCGTCCAAGACCGCGGCGAAGCCCGCCGCCGTCCGGACCGTGCACAAGGCCGCCGTCCACAAATCGGCCACCCAGAAGGCCGCCACTCACAAGGCCTCTTTGCGCAAGGCCGCCGTCCATCGCACGGGCAAGGCGCGCCGCGTGGGCCGGGTCGCCGCCGGGGCCGCCGCCGGCACCGTGGCGGGCGCCGCCGTCTTCCGCCCGGTCCACGCTTATGTGCTGATGGACGCGCAGTCGGGCCGGGTCCTCGATTCGGAAAACGCCGACACGCTGACCTACCCGGCGTCGCTGACCAAGATGATGACCCTGCTCCTGACCTTCGAGGCGCTGGAGCGGGGCACTCTGCGGCTGGACCAGGAACTTCCGGTGTCGCGCCACGCAACCAACCAGAAGCCGTCGCGCCTGAACCTCGCCGTCGGCTCGACCATCCGGGTGGAGGACGCGATCCTCGCCCTGACCGTGAAGTCGGCCAACGACGTCGCCGTCGTGCTGGCGGAGGCGCTGGGCGGCAGCGAGGAGCAGTTCGCCGAGATGATGACTGCGAAGGCGCAGGCGCTGGGCATGGCCAGCACCACCTTCCGCAACGCCTCCGGTCTTCCGCACAAGGAGCAGCGCACCACCGCCCGCGACATGGCCCGCCTGTCGCGCGCCATCGTGTCCCGCCCGGCGCGGGAATACGCCTACTTCTCGCGCACGCGCTTCGACTGGAACGGCACGGTGGTGCCCGGCCACAACCGGCTGCTCGGCCGGGTCGAAGGCTATGACGGCATCAAGACGGGCTTCATCAACCTCAGCGGCTTCAACCTTGCCGGCAGCGCCAGCCGCAACGGCCAGCGTCTGGTCGCCGTCGTGCTGGGCGGCACCACCGCCGCCTCCCGTGACCGCGAGGTCGCCGAACTGCTGGAGCAGGGCTTCGGCGCCGCGCCCCCCAAGCAGACGGTGGCCGTCACCGACGTGAAGGCCGTTCGCTAA
- a CDS encoding SelT/SelW/SelH family protein codes for MSSEATDRPILQIEYCRQCRWMLRAAWMAQELLTTFEEELGGVTLMPGTGGIFEVRHGAAVVWSRKAEGRFPDITELKQRVRDHIAPDKPLGHADRKRPADP; via the coding sequence GTGAGCAGCGAAGCCACCGACCGGCCCATCCTTCAGATCGAGTATTGCCGCCAGTGCCGCTGGATGCTGCGCGCCGCCTGGATGGCGCAGGAGCTTCTGACCACCTTCGAGGAGGAGTTGGGTGGCGTCACCCTGATGCCCGGCACCGGGGGCATCTTCGAGGTGCGGCACGGCGCGGCGGTGGTCTGGTCGCGCAAGGCGGAGGGCCGCTTCCCCGACATCACCGAACTGAAGCAGCGGGTGCGCGACCACATCGCCCCGGACAAGCCCCTCGGCCACGCCGACCGCAAGCGGCCGGCGGACCCGTGA
- a CDS encoding ABC transporter substrate-binding protein: MKAKRTHLAAAFAAIGTTIAAAVGALLLALPAHAAAQVATDKPTGKLVLYTSQLEADAKQTVDAFKAKNPGVEVEWVRSGTTELMNKLRAEIAAGSPQADLLLIADAVTMESLKAEKRLLAYKDAPVQGYRPGTHDPDGTWFATKLITTGIAYNTAAPMKPSSWLDLLKPEAKGTTVMPSPLYSGAAAIHMAAVKEQPDLGMAFYEKLQANGTTAAKGNGGILKSVASGEKLYGVIVDYLPIREQAKGAPVAFVFPKEGVSAVTEPVAILNTSKNPDAAKAFIAFLLSKEGQELASRQGFLPALPGVAPPAGFPDTSFISLMPYDPAKALKDDEANKKDFADLFGG; the protein is encoded by the coding sequence ATGAAGGCCAAGCGCACACACCTCGCCGCGGCGTTCGCCGCCATCGGAACAACCATCGCCGCCGCCGTCGGCGCGCTTCTGCTGGCCTTGCCCGCCCACGCTGCCGCTCAGGTCGCCACGGACAAGCCGACCGGCAAGCTGGTCCTCTACACCTCGCAGCTCGAAGCCGACGCGAAGCAGACAGTGGACGCCTTCAAGGCGAAGAACCCCGGCGTCGAGGTCGAGTGGGTCCGCAGCGGCACGACCGAGCTGATGAACAAGCTCCGCGCCGAGATCGCCGCGGGCAGCCCGCAGGCCGACCTGCTGCTGATCGCCGACGCGGTGACCATGGAGTCGCTGAAGGCGGAGAAGCGCCTGCTGGCTTACAAGGATGCGCCGGTCCAGGGCTACCGCCCCGGCACCCACGATCCGGACGGCACGTGGTTCGCCACCAAGCTGATCACCACCGGCATCGCCTACAACACGGCGGCGCCGATGAAGCCCTCCTCCTGGCTCGACCTGCTGAAGCCGGAGGCCAAGGGCACCACCGTGATGCCCAGCCCCCTCTATTCCGGCGCCGCGGCCATCCACATGGCCGCCGTGAAGGAGCAGCCGGACCTCGGCATGGCCTTCTACGAGAAGCTCCAGGCCAACGGGACCACCGCGGCCAAGGGCAACGGCGGCATCCTGAAATCGGTGGCCAGCGGCGAGAAGCTGTACGGCGTGATCGTCGATTACCTGCCGATCCGCGAGCAGGCCAAGGGCGCCCCCGTCGCCTTCGTCTTCCCCAAGGAGGGGGTCAGCGCGGTGACCGAACCGGTCGCCATCCTGAACACCAGCAAGAATCCCGACGCCGCCAAGGCCTTCATCGCCTTCCTGCTGAGCAAGGAGGGGCAGGAGCTGGCCTCCCGCCAGGGCTTCCTGCCGGCACTGCCGGGGGTGGCGCCGCCGGCCGGCTTCCCGGACACCTCCTTCATCTCGCTGATGCCCTATGACCCGGCCAAGGCGCTGAAGGACGACGAGGCCAACAAGAAGGACTTCGCCGACCTTTTCGGCGGCTGA
- a CDS encoding ABC transporter permease — translation MSLATFSDRRPFHAAGRFSVSGAPLLFALAGLIVLLPILRLMWEVVGPMATGDLTALTRVLTSKMTWRATGNSVAIAAGATVVAAALGVPFALLCGMTDLRGKTALAFCLILPLMIPAQIVALSWIHLAGSGSPLLKPLGLAPAAGTPNPVYSSAGMILVMGIEHAPLVFLALRAALRAVPRDLVEAAQAAGARRGRVLRTIVLPLSLPGLAAGLALSFVAALGNFGVPALLGIPAGIPVLPTLIYRRLAGFGPSVLPEVAVLAVLIGAIACVGIAAQMALQARVDARVIGGSAPAAVLRLGRARPPLEILCWTVVALILAAPLAALASTSLIRVYGLPLGPETATLAHYATVLGLDQVGRAFTNSFVLSGVAALLLILLAIPLAHAMAGAGRGGRLVRAVGVLIELPHAVPGVVLAIGCILVFLKPLPLLGVGLYGTLGIILAAYLARFLSLALRPAQAACAALDPAMEEAARACGAGPLRRLRTIVAPLVAPAAAAGGVLVFLTAFNELTVSILLWSQGRETLGVVVYALEEGGSPTLAAALSVVTIAVVVTVLLVVGWLGRRLPAGIIPWRG, via the coding sequence ATGAGTCTTGCCACTTTCAGCGACCGGCGGCCTTTCCACGCCGCCGGTCGTTTTTCCGTTTCCGGGGCGCCGCTGCTGTTCGCGCTGGCCGGGCTGATCGTCCTGCTGCCGATCCTGCGGCTGATGTGGGAGGTCGTCGGGCCGATGGCGACGGGTGACCTGACGGCGCTGACCCGCGTGCTGACGTCTAAGATGACGTGGCGCGCCACCGGAAACAGCGTCGCCATCGCGGCGGGGGCCACGGTCGTGGCGGCGGCGCTCGGCGTCCCCTTCGCGCTGCTCTGCGGCATGACCGACCTCAGGGGCAAGACGGCGCTGGCCTTCTGCCTGATCCTGCCGCTGATGATCCCGGCGCAGATCGTGGCCTTGTCGTGGATTCACCTCGCCGGCTCGGGCAGTCCGCTGCTGAAGCCGCTGGGCCTCGCCCCGGCGGCGGGCACGCCGAATCCGGTCTATTCCTCCGCCGGAATGATCCTGGTGATGGGGATCGAGCACGCGCCGCTGGTCTTCCTTGCGCTGCGCGCCGCCCTGCGCGCTGTGCCGCGCGATCTGGTGGAGGCGGCGCAGGCGGCGGGTGCCCGCCGCGGGCGGGTGCTGCGCACCATCGTCCTGCCGCTCAGCCTGCCGGGGCTGGCCGCCGGGCTGGCCCTGTCCTTCGTCGCGGCGCTGGGCAATTTCGGGGTTCCGGCGCTGCTCGGCATCCCGGCGGGAATTCCGGTGCTGCCGACGCTGATCTACCGGCGGCTGGCGGGCTTCGGGCCGTCCGTGCTGCCGGAGGTCGCGGTGCTGGCCGTGCTGATCGGCGCCATCGCCTGCGTCGGCATCGCCGCGCAGATGGCGCTCCAGGCGCGGGTGGACGCGCGGGTGATCGGCGGCTCGGCGCCCGCGGCGGTGCTGCGGCTGGGCCGGGCGCGGCCTCCGCTGGAAATCCTCTGCTGGACCGTGGTTGCGCTGATCCTGGCGGCGCCGCTCGCGGCGCTGGCCTCGACCAGCCTGATCCGCGTCTACGGCCTGCCGTTGGGACCGGAGACGGCGACGCTGGCGCACTACGCGACCGTGCTGGGGCTGGATCAGGTGGGGCGGGCCTTCACCAATTCGTTTGTCCTGTCGGGGGTGGCGGCGCTGCTGCTGATCCTGCTGGCGATCCCGCTGGCCCATGCGATGGCCGGGGCGGGGCGGGGCGGGCGGCTGGTCCGCGCCGTCGGTGTGCTGATCGAGCTGCCGCACGCGGTGCCCGGCGTGGTGCTGGCCATCGGCTGCATCCTGGTCTTCCTGAAGCCGCTGCCGCTGCTGGGCGTGGGCTTGTACGGCACGCTGGGGATCATTCTGGCGGCCTATCTGGCCCGCTTCCTGTCGCTGGCCCTGCGCCCGGCCCAGGCCGCCTGTGCCGCGCTGGACCCGGCGATGGAGGAGGCGGCGCGCGCCTGCGGCGCCGGACCGCTGCGCCGCCTGCGCACCATCGTGGCACCGCTGGTGGCGCCCGCGGCGGCGGCGGGCGGGGTGCTGGTGTTCCTGACAGCCTTCAACGAGCTGACCGTGTCGATCCTGCTGTGGTCGCAGGGGCGGGAAACGCTGGGCGTCGTCGTCTACGCGCTGGAGGAGGGCGGCAGCCCGACGCTCGCCGCCGCGCTGAGCGTGGTGACCATCGCGGTGGTGGTGACGGTGCTGTTGGTGGTCGGCTGGCTGGGGCGGCGGCTGCCGGCGGGGATCATTCCCTGGCGGGGGTGA
- a CDS encoding ABC transporter ATP-binding protein, whose translation MTTQTPALLIDDASRHYAGTPAPAVNGVTIDVAAGEFLALLGPSGCGKSTLLRMVAGFERLDGGRITVGGRTLSGPGTHVPPEERRIGLVFQSYALWPHMTVAGNVAYPLETARVPRAEREQRVRAALDTVGLSGFDARHPAELSGGQRQRVALARCLVMSPELVLLDEPLANLDVHLRAAMEEEFADFHAKTGATMVYVTHDQAEAMALATRIAVLDHGRLAQVAAPRTLYREPATRMVAGFVGQGAVVDGVVTGAVADGRVRVRLFGAEALVRCRPGQPEGPALVCLRPEDLEPAVDGPIAATVVRAAYKGGFVLVEAEPQAAPGVRLLLRVSGDAQVAPGEALRLAVRDGWVVPEGV comes from the coding sequence ATGACCACTCAGACTCCCGCCTTGCTGATCGACGACGCCTCCCGCCACTATGCCGGGACGCCCGCCCCCGCGGTGAACGGCGTGACCATCGACGTGGCGGCGGGGGAGTTTCTCGCCCTGCTCGGCCCCTCGGGCTGTGGGAAAAGCACGCTGCTGCGCATGGTCGCCGGGTTCGAGCGGCTGGACGGCGGGCGCATCACGGTCGGCGGCCGCACCTTGTCCGGCCCCGGCACCCACGTCCCTCCGGAGGAGCGGCGGATCGGCCTCGTCTTCCAGTCCTACGCACTGTGGCCGCACATGACGGTGGCAGGCAACGTCGCCTACCCGCTGGAGACAGCCCGCGTACCGAGGGCGGAGCGGGAGCAGCGGGTGCGCGCCGCGCTCGACACGGTGGGGCTGTCGGGCTTCGATGCGCGCCACCCCGCCGAATTGTCGGGCGGCCAGCGGCAGCGCGTGGCCCTGGCTCGCTGCCTCGTGATGAGTCCGGAGCTGGTGCTGCTGGACGAACCGCTCGCCAACCTCGACGTGCATCTGCGCGCGGCGATGGAGGAGGAGTTCGCCGACTTCCACGCCAAGACCGGCGCCACCATGGTCTACGTCACCCACGATCAGGCCGAGGCGATGGCTCTGGCGACGCGCATCGCCGTGCTCGACCACGGGCGGCTGGCCCAGGTGGCGGCGCCCCGCACGCTCTACCGGGAACCGGCGACGCGCATGGTCGCCGGCTTCGTCGGCCAGGGCGCGGTGGTGGACGGTGTGGTGACGGGTGCGGTTGCGGACGGCCGCGTGCGGGTGCGCCTGTTCGGGGCGGAGGCGCTGGTCCGCTGCCGCCCCGGCCAGCCGGAGGGGCCGGCGCTGGTCTGCCTGCGCCCCGAGGATCTGGAGCCGGCGGTGGACGGCCCCATCGCCGCGACGGTGGTGCGCGCCGCCTACAAGGGCGGATTCGTGCTGGTGGAGGCCGAACCGCAGGCCGCGCCGGGCGTGCGCCTGCTGCTGCGGGTGTCCGGCGACGCGCAGGTGGCGCCAGGCGAAGCGCTACGCCTCGCGGTGCGCGACGGGTGGGTGGTGCCGGAGGGGGTGTGA
- a CDS encoding MBL fold metallo-hydrolase has translation MSSDAAMTGAMTGRGQKVRLRALSGLGSKGPACFLAMIGGARLLLDLGEGPDAGRLPPLSGAGRVDAILITHTHGDHAGALGLRHRVGSPPVYATPLAARLLPPTVAALPLPVRGTVEIQGVPVTTGRSGHAPGGVWIHLGTEDGGILYMGDHSDESVLFPFDPPPPARRVIIDASYGLDDTPQAERLAELEPFLHAGGALFPVAADGRGPEMALWALDHGVVPAIDDAHRAAIAHLLAEADTALRPSAEERLRRLLDRAKVPGDPRDVTFAAGPNATSGTAAELVERWGGAGGPDIVFTGYLAEGTPSRTLVDAGRARYRRWNVHPTLRQLTALVAATGAERVLPAFGDIRHREGWRAAFAPATLEGLDAPED, from the coding sequence ATGTCAAGTGACGCTGCGATGACGGGGGCTATGACGGGGCGTGGACAGAAGGTTCGGCTGCGCGCCCTGTCGGGGCTGGGCAGCAAGGGGCCGGCCTGCTTCCTGGCGATGATCGGCGGGGCGCGGCTGCTGCTCGACCTCGGTGAGGGGCCGGACGCCGGGCGCCTGCCGCCGCTGAGCGGGGCGGGGCGGGTGGACGCCATTCTGATCACCCACACCCACGGCGACCATGCCGGCGCCCTGGGCCTGCGCCACCGGGTCGGCAGCCCGCCGGTCTACGCCACGCCGCTGGCCGCCCGCCTCCTGCCGCCGACCGTGGCGGCCCTGCCGCTGCCGGTCCGTGGGACCGTGGAGATCCAGGGTGTGCCGGTGACCACCGGGCGGTCCGGCCACGCGCCGGGCGGGGTGTGGATCCATCTGGGCACCGAGGATGGCGGGATTCTCTACATGGGCGACCATTCCGACGAATCGGTCCTGTTCCCCTTCGACCCGCCGCCGCCGGCGCGGCGAGTGATCATCGACGCCTCCTACGGGCTGGATGACACCCCGCAGGCGGAGCGGCTGGCCGAGCTGGAGCCCTTCCTGCACGCGGGCGGCGCTCTGTTCCCGGTGGCGGCGGACGGGCGCGGGCCGGAAATGGCCCTGTGGGCGCTGGATCACGGCGTCGTCCCGGCCATCGACGACGCCCACCGCGCCGCCATCGCCCATCTGCTGGCGGAGGCCGACACCGCCCTGCGTCCTAGCGCGGAGGAACGGCTGCGCCGGCTGCTCGACCGCGCCAAGGTGCCGGGCGACCCGCGCGACGTGACCTTTGCCGCCGGCCCCAACGCCACCAGCGGCACCGCCGCCGAGCTGGTGGAGCGCTGGGGCGGGGCGGGCGGACCGGACATCGTCTTCACCGGCTACCTCGCCGAGGGCACGCCGTCGCGGACCCTGGTCGATGCCGGCCGGGCGCGCTACCGGCGCTGGAACGTCCATCCGACGCTGCGCCAGTTGACGGCGCTGGTGGCCGCCACGGGGGCGGAGCGGGTGCTGCCCGCCTTTGGCGATATCCGGCACCGGGAGGGCTGGCGGGCCGCCTTCGCCCCGGCGACCCTGGAGGGGCTGGACGCTCCGGAGGACTGA
- a CDS encoding cation:proton antiporter: protein MGTFELLSILLTLAALFSFASRGLLGLPATAGVFLLAFGFAFATAVVGTLVPAIDIRVWEERLVTSAHLPEALLEGVLAFLLFAGAVEQDSRTLWRRRWAVALLATLGVVISAGVMGGGMWLVFGAVGQPVPLIWCLVLGAALAPTDPVAVLAVLRKAPLPEGLRTAIAGESLFNDGMGVVLFALLLGLATGADTDLTVTGVAWDIVREAGGGVLLGLATGSIAFWAKSRADDPAVELSISLALAAATYSLAQRLGLSGPIAVVVAGLLIGNTAQHHVSSERTGFIMKAFWAMVDAILNAILFMLVGLEAAVVLSWEAPVMVAAFLAPLLALVARLASVLPVVAIHLRIQRKAAATAVLTWGGVRGGIAVALVLSLPGNPHRDLLLVACYAVVAFTIIVQSLTLGRLARRLFPEG from the coding sequence ATGGGCACGTTTGAGTTGTTGTCCATCCTGCTGACCCTGGCGGCGCTGTTCAGCTTCGCCAGCCGCGGCCTGCTCGGCCTGCCGGCGACGGCGGGGGTGTTCCTGCTGGCCTTCGGCTTTGCCTTCGCGACGGCGGTGGTCGGGACGCTGGTGCCGGCCATCGACATCCGCGTCTGGGAGGAGCGTCTGGTGACCAGCGCCCACCTGCCCGAAGCGCTGCTGGAGGGTGTGCTGGCCTTTCTGCTGTTCGCCGGAGCGGTGGAGCAGGACAGCCGCACGCTGTGGCGGCGGCGCTGGGCCGTGGCCTTGCTGGCGACGCTGGGGGTGGTGATCTCGGCGGGCGTCATGGGAGGCGGCATGTGGCTGGTCTTCGGCGCCGTGGGCCAGCCGGTGCCGCTGATCTGGTGTCTGGTACTGGGGGCGGCGCTGGCGCCGACCGACCCGGTGGCGGTGCTGGCGGTGCTGCGCAAGGCGCCGCTGCCGGAAGGGCTGCGCACCGCCATCGCGGGGGAGAGCCTGTTCAACGACGGCATGGGGGTGGTGCTGTTCGCCCTGCTGCTCGGGCTGGCCACCGGGGCCGACACCGACCTGACGGTGACGGGCGTCGCCTGGGACATCGTGAGGGAGGCGGGCGGCGGCGTCCTGCTGGGGCTGGCGACCGGCTCGATCGCCTTTTGGGCGAAGAGCCGGGCGGACGATCCGGCGGTGGAGCTGTCGATCTCGCTCGCCCTGGCGGCTGCGACCTACAGCCTTGCCCAGCGGCTCGGCCTGTCCGGCCCGATCGCGGTGGTGGTGGCGGGTCTACTGATCGGGAACACCGCCCAGCATCACGTCTCGTCGGAGCGCACGGGCTTCATCATGAAGGCCTTCTGGGCGATGGTGGACGCCATCCTGAACGCCATCCTGTTCATGCTGGTCGGACTGGAGGCCGCGGTTGTGCTGTCCTGGGAGGCGCCGGTGATGGTCGCGGCGTTCCTGGCGCCATTGCTGGCGCTGGTGGCCCGGCTGGCGAGCGTGCTGCCCGTGGTCGCCATTCATCTGCGCATCCAACGGAAGGCGGCGGCGACCGCCGTTCTGACCTGGGGCGGGGTGCGCGGCGGCATCGCGGTGGCGCTGGTGCTGTCGCTGCCCGGCAATCCGCACCGCGACCTGCTGTTGGTCGCCTGCTACGCCGTCGTTGCCTTCACCATCATCGTGCAAAGCCTGACGCTCGGCCGGCTGGCCCGTCGCCTGTTCCCCGAAGGCTGA